From Chromohalobacter canadensis, one genomic window encodes:
- a CDS encoding DUF2878 domain-containing protein gives MLGKVLNALAFQVGWLACVLGGTPWGLPTVTMIVTCHLLWLGIPGEWRWLVGFALLGALVDGTLTLLGGLRFTDASELTPVLPLWLWLLWPLFATTLHHSLAWLWSHPWLAMLGGALGGPSSYLGGARLADVELAPWALAVQAVVWGSLCGWLALRKETSRDRP, from the coding sequence ATGCTGGGCAAGGTTTTAAACGCGCTCGCGTTTCAGGTCGGCTGGCTAGCCTGCGTGCTCGGTGGCACGCCTTGGGGGTTACCCACGGTCACGATGATCGTGACATGCCACCTGCTATGGCTGGGCATACCGGGAGAGTGGCGTTGGCTGGTGGGATTCGCACTACTCGGCGCCCTCGTGGACGGCACGCTGACGTTGCTCGGCGGTTTACGCTTTACCGATGCCTCGGAACTCACTCCGGTACTGCCGCTATGGCTGTGGCTGCTCTGGCCGCTATTCGCGACCACCCTTCACCATTCACTCGCTTGGCTATGGTCGCACCCTTGGCTGGCGATGCTGGGCGGGGCGCTCGGCGGGCCGAGCTCCTACCTAGGTGGCGCACGCTTGGCAGATGTCGAACTGGCCCCTTGGGCATTGGCAGTGCAGGCCGTCGTGTGGGGCAGTCTATGCGGATGGCTGGCGCTCAGGAAAGAGACATCTCGAGATCGCCCTTGA